One Triticum dicoccoides isolate Atlit2015 ecotype Zavitan chromosome 5B, WEW_v2.0, whole genome shotgun sequence genomic window carries:
- the LOC119309146 gene encoding uncharacterized protein LOC119309146: MDVPGFGKAAHPNFSKRKKTTFHQRPAYPLPTLTFPATSPTNLPLPPPRLRRASHRRPLGPGALPAITYTDRTHLHRGPSLPGRAFAASHPGPDAPPAPPVPTRLPPPATHRRRRRLWIQRRASWSREQNLARTPAFGPPSEGRALTPSCLAQDDRTASHGGVDPLAWLASIHRRRGFYLAAWHVSQHSLPLRTVVQLHPSELPPGSTHLHRASHTIVHQQGGKLHSIQRWKCAEMHRPSPNCTDSDPTPSQSSPVASGRSRPSRTEVHNRRI, translated from the exons ATGGATGTTCCTGGATTTGGAAAGGCAGCCCACCCGAACTtctcgaaaagaaaaaaaacaacgtTCCATCAGCGCCCAGCTTATCCACTCCCCACGCTGACCTTCCCCGCAACCTCCCCGACCAACCTCCCTCTGCCGCCTCCTCGGCTCCGGCGCGCCTCCCACCGCCGGCCCCTCGGCCCCGGCGCGCTTCCCGCCATCACCTACACTGACCGTACACACCTCCACCGCGGCCCATCCCTGCCAGGACGCGCCTTCGCTGCCTCCCACCCCGGCCCTGACGCACCTCCAGCTCCCCCGGTTCCCACGCGCCTCCCGCCACCGGCCACCCATCGCCGACGCCGCAGGCTGTGGATCCAGCGGAGGGCTTCATGGAGTCGGGAGCAGAACCTCGCTCGCACACCTGCGTTTGGGCCGCCGTCGGAGGGCCGTGCTCTAACTCCCTCCTGCCTCGCTCAGGATGATCGAACTGCATCGCACGGAGGAGTTGACCCACTGGCGTGGCTGGCTTCTATTCATCGCCGTCGGGGCTTCTACCTAGCCGCTTGGCATGTCAGTCAGCACTCCCTCCCCCTCCGTACAGTCGTCCAGCTCCACCCATCTGAGCTTCCTCCAGGTAGCACTCACCTGCACCGTGCTTCCCACACTATCGTGCATCAACAAGGAGGCAAG CTGCACAGCATTCAGAGGTGGAAGTGTGCAGAGATGCACCGTCCAAGTCCCAATTGCACTGACAGTGACCCAACACCATCACAGTCCAGCCCCGTAGCGTCAGGGAGGTCGAGGCCATCGCGAACAGAAGTCCACAACAGAAG GATATGA